A genomic stretch from Pochonia chlamydosporia 170 chromosome 4, whole genome shotgun sequence includes:
- a CDS encoding Ran-interacting protein Mog1 (similar to Metarhizium acridum CQMa 102 XP_007808026.1), whose product MPRYHGTPLYGGAMVCDIPEKFADVSKLRQVPDNQEVWIDKGGFTSIIFDITERVGEAGHGPEIDGRAMTIHLEDMVGSDIDTVKIWNTAETEFTRLESKPPAYTLIATQTPKIGQSRKDSSPPDFTAIIMTLLRLEKHKSDILITINVPHIKGEYNEDEVDLELGKQGELIGDAVEYSARIWETLKIKDWGLFGES is encoded by the exons ATGCCGAGATACCATGGAACCCCCCTGTATGGAGGGGCGATGGTTTGCGATATACCAGAAAAGTTTGCCGATGTCAG TAAGCTGCGGCAGGTTCCAGATAATCAGGAGGTGTGGATCGACAAAGGCGGCTTCACAAGCATCATCTTCGACATTACAGAACGAGTCGGTGAGGCTGGACACGGACCAGAGATAGATGGTCGCGCCATGACTATCCATCTTGAGGACATGGTCGGCTCAGATATCGACACAGTGAAAATCTGGAATACAGCAGAAACCGAATTCACGCGCCTTGA ATCGAAACCGCCAGCGTACACGCTGATTGCGACCCAAACACCTAAGATCGGACAGTCTCGTAAAGACAGCTCCCCGCCAGACTtcacagccatcatcatgacacTGTTACGGCTGGAGAAACATAAATCTGATATCCTCATAACAATCAATGTTCCCCACATCAAAGGGGAATACAACGAAGACGAGGTTGACCTAGAGCTCGGTAAGCAAGGCGAGCTAATTGGAGATGCCGTGGAGTACTCGGCTCGTATTTGGGAAACGCTGAAGATTAAAGACTGGGGACTTTTTGGGGAGTCATGA
- a CDS encoding HMG box-containing protein (similar to Metarhizium robertsii ARSEF 23 XP_007820742.1), whose product MASLADYWPSSDDELAHPNTVSRQKGSNVQDQCTSSTSRVSTLKQRDLIPKSAVVTPVRKVRRLRSRVQDTNNPLFQPWSAEDDNGTQFRTQSTMRESFAKLSLDTDFSGDSPPTTTRSSRITAIRHMYPTRGEAGCPAPSRGNTLTPLATNKSENRNGPRSQVPDVGDDHTLSWARPSLLEGNGSDIKSPQHMSLETHMDSFGITDATVDGRSDYSYIDSHGHDDNTSNEAESIMEVAIPHPDSTASISSRAQHPVTSTYHREPKRNNATGPLQPLNRNVLSPNRQYIQQYNESTLSESQSAGKYLKSPDDEKQLFSKFEHMRLYSREVSAGDVPRSRDDLSDFITPPTSPQDTLNTPRRPKPVPQTPDNAAAPSTRSIREATRNGMKRNFKAIRQSLAEKFLLELDSKIANGQVTKLSESTGGVKIRWTKTLHTTAGRADWRREAVRTKPDDVTVDEKYRHHASIELAEKVVGDENRLLNVLAHEFCHLATFMISGVTTNPHGKEFKSWASKCSAVFSCRGVQVTTKHSYEIEFKYKWGCVKCGMEYQRHSKSIDTQRHRCGSCKGSLEQIRPKRPDIVTGDGRPAGQSEYQLFVKHHMKSVKEANPGVPQQGILGIIAKNWAELKKAKVIDHTSGDVSLGAQLDEADVVTKLVVDLTLEDN is encoded by the coding sequence ATGGCCTCCTTGGCTGATTATTGGCCTTCAAGCGACGATGAGCTAGCTCATCCAAACACAGTATCAAGACAAAAGGGCAGTAATGTGCAGGATCAATgcacatcttcaacttctcgTGTCTCTACCTTGAAGCAGCGAGACCTCATCCCTAAATCGGCCGTAGTGACACCAGTTCGTAAGGTGCGACGGCTGCGTAGCCGCGTTCAGGATACCAACAATCCGCTATTCCAACCGTGGAGTGCAGAAGATGACAATGGGACTCAATTCCGAACACAGAGCACCATGAGAGAATCCTTCGCAAAGTTGAGCCTAGATACAGATTTCAGCGGAGActcacctccaacaaccactCGTTCGAGTCGCATCACGGCAATTAGGCACATGTATCCCACACGAGGGGAAGCAGGTTGCCCGGCACCATCTAGAGGAAACACATTAACTCCATTAGCAACAAACAAGTCAGAGAATCGTAATGGGCCACGGAGCCAAGTGCctgatgttggcgatgatcaCACATTGTCTTGGGCTCGACCGTCATTACTGGAAGGAAACGGTTCGGACATAAAATCACCTCAGCACATGTCTCTGGAAACTCATATGGACAGTTTTGGAATCACTGACGCCACCGTTGATGGTCGGTCAGATTATTCGTACATTGACAGTCATGGTCACGACGATAACACTTCGAATGAAGCGGAATCTATCATGGAAGTGGCCATTCCCCATCCCGACAGTACGGCATCCATTTCTTCTCGAGCCCAACATCCGGTCACGTCAACATATCACAGAGAACCTAAGCGGAACAATGCCACTGGGCCGCTGCAACCCCTCAACAGAAATGTTCTGAGTCCAAACAGGCAATATATCCAGCAGTATAATGAGTCAACGCTATCAGAAAGTCAGTCGGCTGGGAAATATTTAAAATCACCTGATGATGAAAAGCAACTGTTCAGCAAGTTCGAACACATGCGACTATACTCTCGTGAGGTATCTGCTGGCGATGTTCCCAGAAGTCGTGACGACCTATCCGACTTTATcacaccaccaaccagccCCCAAGATACTCTGAACACTCCTCGCAGGCCAAAACCTGTTCCACAAACTCCGGATAATGCGGCTGCACCCTCGACGAGGAGCATTCGAGAGGCTACCAGAAATGGCATGAAGAGGAACTTCAAAGCAATAAGACAGTCCTTGGCTGAAAAGTTTCTTTTGGAATTAGACTCGAAAATTGCGAACGGCCAGGTTACCAAGTTATCAGAATCTACAGGGGGGGTGAAGATAAGGTGGACGAAAACTCTGCACACCACAGCCGGCCGAGCGGACTGGCGCCGCGAAGCCGTCCGAACCAAGCCTGATGATGTTACTGTTGACGAGAAATATCGACACCATGCCTCAATCGAACTGGCAGAAAAAGTTGTTGGCGACGAAAACAGGTTGCTTAACGTGCTAGCGCATGAATTCTGCCATTTGGCTACCTTTATGATTAGCGGCGTGACAACTAATCCCCACGGAAAGGAGTTCAAGTCCTGGGCTTCGAAGTGCTCGGCTGTCTTCAGCTGCAGGGGTGTTCAGGTAACTACAAAGCATTCGTACGAAATCGAGTTCAAGTACAAATGGGGGTGTGTTAAATGTGGAATGGAGTACCAGCGACATTCTAAAAGCATTGATACTCAACGTCACAGATGCGGATCTTGTAAGGGCTCTCTGGAACAAATCAGGCCTAAACGGCCAGACATTGTCACTGGCGATGGACGGCCGGCGGGTCAGAGCGAATATCAGCTATTTGTAAAACATCACATGAAGTCCGTGAAGGAAGCGAACCCCGGTGTTCCACAGCAGGGTATATTGGGGATCATCGCCAAAAACTGGGCTGAATTGAAGAAAGCGAAGGTCATTGACCATACATCAGGGGACGTGAGCCTTGGAGCACAGTTAGACGAGGCTGATGTTGTCACcaagctggtggttgatttAACACTCGAGGATAATTGA